In the Peromyscus maniculatus bairdii isolate BWxNUB_F1_BW_parent chromosome 20, HU_Pman_BW_mat_3.1, whole genome shotgun sequence genome, one interval contains:
- the LOC102916021 gene encoding testis-specific serine/threonine-protein kinase 5-like isoform X4: protein MQHVAIKIVSMAEAPVEYSRKFLPREISSLNATYKHLNIVQLYETYQNSQRSYLVLELAARGDLLEHINAVSDLRGCPGLEEEEARRLFWQLVSAVAHCHDAGIVHRDLKCENILLDDQGFLKLTDFGFANCVGLKNSLLSTFCGSVAYTAPEILMSKKYNGEQADLWSLGIILHAMVSGKLPFKEHQPHRMLHLIRRGPVFKPGLSSGEQHYSILLPGPSSGLESSQRLGPQSAKRMIWVPGPDQRAASAASVCTPGPTAGSCSLLDAARRPHALLCTRCHSRWGTAHGGLVGRQEVPLTLHVTPCLVHCRTGASPVSNSPWPHRVWQRYCIPEAKAAAPPGAGHLQGECLWPRRLAPGGLHQRNSFCQSWAMALHGRWSLLYAPQPPTGTCLGTICSAEGG from the exons ATGCAACAC GTGGCTATTAAGATTGTGTCCATGGCTGAAGCACCAGTGGAGTACTCCAGAAAGTTCCTGCCCCGTGAGATTTCATCACTCAATGCCACCTACAAGCACCTTAACATA GTGCAGTTATATGAGACCTACCAGAACAGTCAGCGCTCCTACCTGGTGCTGGAGTTGGCAGCCCGAGGCGACCTGTTGGAGCATATCAATGCAGTGTCAGACCTCCGAGGCTGCCCGGGgctagaggaggaagaggctcgAAGGCTGTTCTGGCAGCTGGTCAGCGCGGTGGCCCACTGCCACGATGCCGGCATTGTGCACCG AGACTTGAAATGTGAGAATATCCTCTTGGATGACCAGGGCTTCCTAAAGCTGACAG ATTTTGGCTTTGCCAACTGCGTGGGGCTCAAGAACTCACTGCTGAGCACCTTCTGTGGCTCTGTGGCCTATACGGCCCCAGAGATCCTCATGAGCAAGAAGTACAATGGTGAGCAGGCTGATCTGTGGAGCCT AGGGATCATCCTTCATGCCATGGTGTCTGGGAAGTTGCCCTTCAAAGAACACCAACCCCACCGCATGCTGCATCTGATTCGTCGTGGTCCCGTCTTCAAGCCAGGGTTGTCCTCAGGTGAGCAACACTATTCCATCCTCCTTccaggccccagctcaggcctagAGAGCAGCCAGAGACTAGGACCACAGTCAGCAAAGAGAATGATATG GGTGCCGGGACCTGATCAGAGGGCTGCTTCAGCTGCATCCGTGTGCACGCCTGGGCCTACAGCAGGTAGCTGCTCACTGCTGGATGCTGCCCGCAGACCACACGCTCTCCTCTGCACTCGGTGCCACTCCAGGTGGGGCACGGCTCACGGGGGACTTGTTGGGCGGCAGGAAGTGCCTCTAACACTCCACGTGACACCGTGCCTTGTCCATTGCAGAACAGGAGCATCCCCAGTCAGCAACAGCCCCTGGCCACACAGAGTCTGGCAGAGATACTGTATACCTGAAGCAAAAGCTGCAGCACCTCCAGGGGCGGGACATCTCCAAGGAGAGTGTCTCTGGCCCAGGCGTTTAGCACCTGGAGGCCTGCACCAGAGGAATAGCTTCTGCCAGTCTTGGGCTATGGCACTCCATGGCAGGTGGTCACTTCTCTATGCCCCACAGCCCCCAACAGGAACATGCCTGGGCACTATCTGCTCAGCTGAGGGTGGGTAG
- the LOC102916021 gene encoding testis-specific serine/threonine-protein kinase 5-like isoform X6, with amino-acid sequence MRSNSRRKLDERLFVEQVQECMNNGYLLSSKKIGSGAFSKVYLAYATRERMKHNPKLASDLRAKRHSMVAIKIVSMAEAPVEYSRKFLPREISSLNATYKHLNIVQLYETYQNSQRSYLVLELAARGDLLEHINAVSDLRGCPGLEEEEARRLFWQLVSAVAHCHDAGIVHRDLKCENILLDDQGFLKLTDFGFANCVGLKNSLLSTFCGSVAYTAPEILMSKKYNGEQADLWSLGIILHAMVSGKLPFKEHQPHRMLHLIRRGPVFKPGLSSGCRDLIRGLLQLHPCARLGLQQVAAHCWMLPADHTLSSALGATPEQEHPQSATAPGHTESGRDTVYLKQKLQHLQGRDISKESVSGPGV; translated from the exons ATGAGGAGCAACAGCCGGCGCAAGCTGGATGAGAGGCTCTTCGTGGAACAGGTTCAAGAATGCATGAACAATGGTTATCTGCTCTCCTCCAAGAAGATTGGCTCTGGTGCCTTCTCCAAGGTCTACCTAGCCTATGCAACACGTGAGCGCATGAAGCACAATCCTAAGCTAGCCTCTGACTTGCGGGCCAAGCGCCACAGTATG GTGGCTATTAAGATTGTGTCCATGGCTGAAGCACCAGTGGAGTACTCCAGAAAGTTCCTGCCCCGTGAGATTTCATCACTCAATGCCACCTACAAGCACCTTAACATA GTGCAGTTATATGAGACCTACCAGAACAGTCAGCGCTCCTACCTGGTGCTGGAGTTGGCAGCCCGAGGCGACCTGTTGGAGCATATCAATGCAGTGTCAGACCTCCGAGGCTGCCCGGGgctagaggaggaagaggctcgAAGGCTGTTCTGGCAGCTGGTCAGCGCGGTGGCCCACTGCCACGATGCCGGCATTGTGCACCG AGACTTGAAATGTGAGAATATCCTCTTGGATGACCAGGGCTTCCTAAAGCTGACAG ATTTTGGCTTTGCCAACTGCGTGGGGCTCAAGAACTCACTGCTGAGCACCTTCTGTGGCTCTGTGGCCTATACGGCCCCAGAGATCCTCATGAGCAAGAAGTACAATGGTGAGCAGGCTGATCTGTGGAGCCT AGGGATCATCCTTCATGCCATGGTGTCTGGGAAGTTGCCCTTCAAAGAACACCAACCCCACCGCATGCTGCATCTGATTCGTCGTGGTCCCGTCTTCAAGCCAGGGTTGTCCTCAG GGTGCCGGGACCTGATCAGAGGGCTGCTTCAGCTGCATCCGTGTGCACGCCTGGGCCTACAGCAGGTAGCTGCTCACTGCTGGATGCTGCCCGCAGACCACACGCTCTCCTCTGCACTCGGTGCCACTCCAG AACAGGAGCATCCCCAGTCAGCAACAGCCCCTGGCCACACAGAGTCTGGCAGAGATACTGTATACCTGAAGCAAAAGCTGCAGCACCTCCAGGGGCGGGACATCTCCAAGGAGAGTGTCTCTGGCCCAGGCGTTTAG
- the LOC102916021 gene encoding testis-specific serine/threonine-protein kinase 5-like isoform X1 has product MRSNSRRKLDERLFVEQVQECMNNGYLLSSKKIGSGAFSKVYLAYATRERMKHNPKLASDLRAKRHSMVAIKIVSMAEAPVEYSRKFLPREISSLNATYKHLNIVQLYETYQNSQRSYLVLELAARGDLLEHINAVSDLRGCPGLEEEEARRLFWQLVSAVAHCHDAGIVHRDLKCENILLDDQGFLKLTDFGFANCVGLKNSLLSTFCGSVAYTAPEILMSKKYNGEQADLWSLGIILHAMVSGKLPFKEHQPHRMLHLIRRGPVFKPGLSSGEQHYSILLPGPSSGLESSQRLGPQSAKRMIWVPGPDQRAASAASVCTPGPTAGSCSLLDAARRPHALLCTRCHSRWGTAHGGLVGRQEVPLTLHVTPCLVHCRTGASPVSNSPWPHRVWQRYCIPEAKAAAPPGAGHLQGECLWPRRLAPGGLHQRNSFCQSWAMALHGRWSLLYAPQPPTGTCLGTICSAEGG; this is encoded by the exons ATGAGGAGCAACAGCCGGCGCAAGCTGGATGAGAGGCTCTTCGTGGAACAGGTTCAAGAATGCATGAACAATGGTTATCTGCTCTCCTCCAAGAAGATTGGCTCTGGTGCCTTCTCCAAGGTCTACCTAGCCTATGCAACACGTGAGCGCATGAAGCACAATCCTAAGCTAGCCTCTGACTTGCGGGCCAAGCGCCACAGTATG GTGGCTATTAAGATTGTGTCCATGGCTGAAGCACCAGTGGAGTACTCCAGAAAGTTCCTGCCCCGTGAGATTTCATCACTCAATGCCACCTACAAGCACCTTAACATA GTGCAGTTATATGAGACCTACCAGAACAGTCAGCGCTCCTACCTGGTGCTGGAGTTGGCAGCCCGAGGCGACCTGTTGGAGCATATCAATGCAGTGTCAGACCTCCGAGGCTGCCCGGGgctagaggaggaagaggctcgAAGGCTGTTCTGGCAGCTGGTCAGCGCGGTGGCCCACTGCCACGATGCCGGCATTGTGCACCG AGACTTGAAATGTGAGAATATCCTCTTGGATGACCAGGGCTTCCTAAAGCTGACAG ATTTTGGCTTTGCCAACTGCGTGGGGCTCAAGAACTCACTGCTGAGCACCTTCTGTGGCTCTGTGGCCTATACGGCCCCAGAGATCCTCATGAGCAAGAAGTACAATGGTGAGCAGGCTGATCTGTGGAGCCT AGGGATCATCCTTCATGCCATGGTGTCTGGGAAGTTGCCCTTCAAAGAACACCAACCCCACCGCATGCTGCATCTGATTCGTCGTGGTCCCGTCTTCAAGCCAGGGTTGTCCTCAGGTGAGCAACACTATTCCATCCTCCTTccaggccccagctcaggcctagAGAGCAGCCAGAGACTAGGACCACAGTCAGCAAAGAGAATGATATG GGTGCCGGGACCTGATCAGAGGGCTGCTTCAGCTGCATCCGTGTGCACGCCTGGGCCTACAGCAGGTAGCTGCTCACTGCTGGATGCTGCCCGCAGACCACACGCTCTCCTCTGCACTCGGTGCCACTCCAGGTGGGGCACGGCTCACGGGGGACTTGTTGGGCGGCAGGAAGTGCCTCTAACACTCCACGTGACACCGTGCCTTGTCCATTGCAGAACAGGAGCATCCCCAGTCAGCAACAGCCCCTGGCCACACAGAGTCTGGCAGAGATACTGTATACCTGAAGCAAAAGCTGCAGCACCTCCAGGGGCGGGACATCTCCAAGGAGAGTGTCTCTGGCCCAGGCGTTTAGCACCTGGAGGCCTGCACCAGAGGAATAGCTTCTGCCAGTCTTGGGCTATGGCACTCCATGGCAGGTGGTCACTTCTCTATGCCCCACAGCCCCCAACAGGAACATGCCTGGGCACTATCTGCTCAGCTGAGGGTGGGTAG
- the Hgh1 gene encoding protein HGH1 homolog, producing the protein MLGQEAGADTEAAELLPFLAPGARADLQAAAAQHVLALTGSGPGRTLLAGQAALLRALGELAVAPAPAPSRDASRALVNLAADPGLHRQLLAADPELPARLLSCVLDPQWPWAEEVAAVLANLTRELAPCAALMEKLMAAEPARPSLEQLVNALCMPSYNAAAPLHYLGPLLSNLSQQAEVRAFLLDPDRCVVQRLLPLTQYPDSSVRRGGVVGTLRNCCFEHRHHTWLLGPQVDILPFLLLPLAGPEEFSEEEMDRLPVDLQYLPPDKQREPDADIRKMLIEAIMLLTATAPGRQQIRDQGAYLILRELYNWEPEADVRIACEKLIQVLIGDEPEAGMENLLEVQVPEDVERQLQQLDQQEQLELAQELRGKDTQGT; encoded by the exons ATGTTAGGGCAGGAGGCCGGCGCGGACACGGAGGCGGCGGAGCTCCTGCCCTTCCTGGCGCCCGGCGCGCGGGCGGACCTGCAGGCGGCCGCGGCGCAGCACGTGTTGGCTCTGACCGGCTCGGGCCCGGGCCGTACGCTCCTGGCGGGACAGGCAGCGCTGCTGCGGGCTCTAGGCGAGCTTGCGGTGGCCCCCGCCCCAGCTCCTTCCCGCGACGCCTCCCGCGCGCTCGTGAACTTGGCAGCTGACCCCGGCCTGCACCGGCAGCTGCTGGCGGCGGACCCGGAGCTGCCCGCTCGCCTGCTGAGCTGCGTCTTGGACCCTCAATGGCCCTGGGCTGAAGAGGTGGCCGCAGTACTGGCCAATCTGACCCGCGAGCTGGCGCCGTGTGCTGCGTTGATGGAGAAGCTGATGGCCGCTGAGCCGGCGCGGCCGAGTCTGGAGCAGCTGGTCAACGCGCTGTGCATGCCCAGCTACAACGCGGCCGCGCCCCTGCATTACCTGGGGCCGCTGCTCTCCAACCTTAGCCAGCAGGCGGAGGTGCGTGCTTTTCTCCTGGACCCGGACAG GTGCGTGGTCCAACGGCTGCTGCCTCTTACCCAGTACCCAGACTCCTCAGTGCGGAGGGGAGGAGTCGTGGGAACACTTCGGAATTGCTGTTTCGAGCATC GACACCACACGTGGTTGCTCGGGCCCCAAGTCGACATTCTCCCCTTCTTGCTACTGCCCTTGGCTGGGCCTGAGGAGTTTTCCGAGGAAGAAATGGACA gGCTGCCTGTTGACCTGCAGTACTTGCCACCAGACAAGCAGCGAGAGCCAGATGCTGACATCCGAAAGATGCTCATCGAGGCCATCATGCTG CTGACAGCCACTGCTCCTGGTCGGCAGCAGATACGGGACCAGGGTGCTTACTTGATCCTTCGAGAGCTGTACAACTGGGAGCCGGAGGCTGATGTTCGAATAGCTTGTGAGAAGCTTATCCAG GTGCTTATTGGTGATGAGCCAGAGGCTGGCATGGAAAACCTGCTGGaggtgcaggtgcctgaggacgTGGAGCGACAGCTGCAACAGTTAGACCAGCAAGAACAGCTAGAGCTTGCTCAAGAGCTAAGAGGCAAGGATACCCAAGGGACCTGA
- the LOC102916021 gene encoding testis-specific serine/threonine-protein kinase 5-like isoform X3, producing MRSNSRRKLDERLFVEQVQECMNNGYLLSSKKIGSGAFSKVYLAYATRERMKHNPKLASDLRAKRHSMVAIKIVSMAEAPVEYSRKFLPREISSLNATYKHLNIVQLYETYQNSQRSYLVLELAARGDLLEHINAVSDLRGCPGLEEEEARRLFWQLVSAVAHCHDAGIVHRDLKCENILLDDQGFLKLTDFGFANCVGLKNSLLSTFCGSVAYTAPEILMSKKYNGEQADLWSLGIILHAMVSGKLPFKEHQPHRMLHLIRRGPVFKPGLSSGCRDLIRGLLQLHPCARLGLQQVAAHCWMLPADHTLSSALGATPGASPVSNSPWPHRVWQRYCIPEAKAAAPPGAGHLQGECLWPRRLAPGGLHQRNSFCQSWAMALHGRWSLLYAPQPPTGTCLGTICSAEGG from the exons ATGAGGAGCAACAGCCGGCGCAAGCTGGATGAGAGGCTCTTCGTGGAACAGGTTCAAGAATGCATGAACAATGGTTATCTGCTCTCCTCCAAGAAGATTGGCTCTGGTGCCTTCTCCAAGGTCTACCTAGCCTATGCAACACGTGAGCGCATGAAGCACAATCCTAAGCTAGCCTCTGACTTGCGGGCCAAGCGCCACAGTATG GTGGCTATTAAGATTGTGTCCATGGCTGAAGCACCAGTGGAGTACTCCAGAAAGTTCCTGCCCCGTGAGATTTCATCACTCAATGCCACCTACAAGCACCTTAACATA GTGCAGTTATATGAGACCTACCAGAACAGTCAGCGCTCCTACCTGGTGCTGGAGTTGGCAGCCCGAGGCGACCTGTTGGAGCATATCAATGCAGTGTCAGACCTCCGAGGCTGCCCGGGgctagaggaggaagaggctcgAAGGCTGTTCTGGCAGCTGGTCAGCGCGGTGGCCCACTGCCACGATGCCGGCATTGTGCACCG AGACTTGAAATGTGAGAATATCCTCTTGGATGACCAGGGCTTCCTAAAGCTGACAG ATTTTGGCTTTGCCAACTGCGTGGGGCTCAAGAACTCACTGCTGAGCACCTTCTGTGGCTCTGTGGCCTATACGGCCCCAGAGATCCTCATGAGCAAGAAGTACAATGGTGAGCAGGCTGATCTGTGGAGCCT AGGGATCATCCTTCATGCCATGGTGTCTGGGAAGTTGCCCTTCAAAGAACACCAACCCCACCGCATGCTGCATCTGATTCGTCGTGGTCCCGTCTTCAAGCCAGGGTTGTCCTCAG GGTGCCGGGACCTGATCAGAGGGCTGCTTCAGCTGCATCCGTGTGCACGCCTGGGCCTACAGCAGGTAGCTGCTCACTGCTGGATGCTGCCCGCAGACCACACGCTCTCCTCTGCACTCGGTGCCACTCCAG GAGCATCCCCAGTCAGCAACAGCCCCTGGCCACACAGAGTCTGGCAGAGATACTGTATACCTGAAGCAAAAGCTGCAGCACCTCCAGGGGCGGGACATCTCCAAGGAGAGTGTCTCTGGCCCAGGCGTTTAGCACCTGGAGGCCTGCACCAGAGGAATAGCTTCTGCCAGTCTTGGGCTATGGCACTCCATGGCAGGTGGTCACTTCTCTATGCCCCACAGCCCCCAACAGGAACATGCCTGGGCACTATCTGCTCAGCTGAGGGTGGGTAG
- the LOC102916021 gene encoding testis-specific serine/threonine-protein kinase 5-like isoform X2, translating to MRSNSRRKLDERLFVEQVQECMNNGYLLSSKKIGSGAFSKVYLAYATRERMKHNPKLASDLRAKRHSMVAIKIVSMAEAPVEYSRKFLPREISSLNATYKHLNIVQLYETYQNSQRSYLVLELAARGDLLEHINAVSDLRGCPGLEEEEARRLFWQLVSAVAHCHDAGIVHRDLKCENILLDDQGFLKLTDFGFANCVGLKNSLLSTFCGSVAYTAPEILMSKKYNGEQADLWSLGIILHAMVSGKLPFKEHQPHRMLHLIRRGPVFKPGLSSGEQHYSILLPGPSSGLESSQRLGPQSAKRMIWVPGPDQRAASAASVCTPGPTAGSCSLLDAARRPHALLCTRCHSRTGASPVSNSPWPHRVWQRYCIPEAKAAAPPGAGHLQGECLWPRRLAPGGLHQRNSFCQSWAMALHGRWSLLYAPQPPTGTCLGTICSAEGG from the exons ATGAGGAGCAACAGCCGGCGCAAGCTGGATGAGAGGCTCTTCGTGGAACAGGTTCAAGAATGCATGAACAATGGTTATCTGCTCTCCTCCAAGAAGATTGGCTCTGGTGCCTTCTCCAAGGTCTACCTAGCCTATGCAACACGTGAGCGCATGAAGCACAATCCTAAGCTAGCCTCTGACTTGCGGGCCAAGCGCCACAGTATG GTGGCTATTAAGATTGTGTCCATGGCTGAAGCACCAGTGGAGTACTCCAGAAAGTTCCTGCCCCGTGAGATTTCATCACTCAATGCCACCTACAAGCACCTTAACATA GTGCAGTTATATGAGACCTACCAGAACAGTCAGCGCTCCTACCTGGTGCTGGAGTTGGCAGCCCGAGGCGACCTGTTGGAGCATATCAATGCAGTGTCAGACCTCCGAGGCTGCCCGGGgctagaggaggaagaggctcgAAGGCTGTTCTGGCAGCTGGTCAGCGCGGTGGCCCACTGCCACGATGCCGGCATTGTGCACCG AGACTTGAAATGTGAGAATATCCTCTTGGATGACCAGGGCTTCCTAAAGCTGACAG ATTTTGGCTTTGCCAACTGCGTGGGGCTCAAGAACTCACTGCTGAGCACCTTCTGTGGCTCTGTGGCCTATACGGCCCCAGAGATCCTCATGAGCAAGAAGTACAATGGTGAGCAGGCTGATCTGTGGAGCCT AGGGATCATCCTTCATGCCATGGTGTCTGGGAAGTTGCCCTTCAAAGAACACCAACCCCACCGCATGCTGCATCTGATTCGTCGTGGTCCCGTCTTCAAGCCAGGGTTGTCCTCAGGTGAGCAACACTATTCCATCCTCCTTccaggccccagctcaggcctagAGAGCAGCCAGAGACTAGGACCACAGTCAGCAAAGAGAATGATATG GGTGCCGGGACCTGATCAGAGGGCTGCTTCAGCTGCATCCGTGTGCACGCCTGGGCCTACAGCAGGTAGCTGCTCACTGCTGGATGCTGCCCGCAGACCACACGCTCTCCTCTGCACTCGGTGCCACTCCAG AACAGGAGCATCCCCAGTCAGCAACAGCCCCTGGCCACACAGAGTCTGGCAGAGATACTGTATACCTGAAGCAAAAGCTGCAGCACCTCCAGGGGCGGGACATCTCCAAGGAGAGTGTCTCTGGCCCAGGCGTTTAGCACCTGGAGGCCTGCACCAGAGGAATAGCTTCTGCCAGTCTTGGGCTATGGCACTCCATGGCAGGTGGTCACTTCTCTATGCCCCACAGCCCCCAACAGGAACATGCCTGGGCACTATCTGCTCAGCTGAGGGTGGGTAG
- the LOC102916021 gene encoding testis-specific serine/threonine-protein kinase 5-like isoform X5 produces the protein MRSNSRRKLDERLFVEQVQECMNNGYLLSSKKIGSGAFSKVYLAYATRERMKHNPKLASDLRAKRHSMVAIKIVSMAEAPVEYSRKFLPREISSLNATYKHLNIVQLYETYQNSQRSYLVLELAARGDLLEHINAVSDLRGCPGLEEEEARRLFWQLVSAVAHCHDAGIVHRDLKCENILLDDQGFLKLTDFGFANCVGLKNSLLSTFCGSVAYTAPEILMSKKYNGEQADLWSLGIILHAMVSGKLPFKEHQPHRMLHLIRRGPVFKPGLSSGEQHYSILLPGPSSGLESSQRLGPQSAKRMIWVPGPDQRAASAASVCTPGPTAGSCSLLDAARRPHALLCTRCHSRSIPSQQQPLATQSLAEILYT, from the exons ATGAGGAGCAACAGCCGGCGCAAGCTGGATGAGAGGCTCTTCGTGGAACAGGTTCAAGAATGCATGAACAATGGTTATCTGCTCTCCTCCAAGAAGATTGGCTCTGGTGCCTTCTCCAAGGTCTACCTAGCCTATGCAACACGTGAGCGCATGAAGCACAATCCTAAGCTAGCCTCTGACTTGCGGGCCAAGCGCCACAGTATG GTGGCTATTAAGATTGTGTCCATGGCTGAAGCACCAGTGGAGTACTCCAGAAAGTTCCTGCCCCGTGAGATTTCATCACTCAATGCCACCTACAAGCACCTTAACATA GTGCAGTTATATGAGACCTACCAGAACAGTCAGCGCTCCTACCTGGTGCTGGAGTTGGCAGCCCGAGGCGACCTGTTGGAGCATATCAATGCAGTGTCAGACCTCCGAGGCTGCCCGGGgctagaggaggaagaggctcgAAGGCTGTTCTGGCAGCTGGTCAGCGCGGTGGCCCACTGCCACGATGCCGGCATTGTGCACCG AGACTTGAAATGTGAGAATATCCTCTTGGATGACCAGGGCTTCCTAAAGCTGACAG ATTTTGGCTTTGCCAACTGCGTGGGGCTCAAGAACTCACTGCTGAGCACCTTCTGTGGCTCTGTGGCCTATACGGCCCCAGAGATCCTCATGAGCAAGAAGTACAATGGTGAGCAGGCTGATCTGTGGAGCCT AGGGATCATCCTTCATGCCATGGTGTCTGGGAAGTTGCCCTTCAAAGAACACCAACCCCACCGCATGCTGCATCTGATTCGTCGTGGTCCCGTCTTCAAGCCAGGGTTGTCCTCAGGTGAGCAACACTATTCCATCCTCCTTccaggccccagctcaggcctagAGAGCAGCCAGAGACTAGGACCACAGTCAGCAAAGAGAATGATATG GGTGCCGGGACCTGATCAGAGGGCTGCTTCAGCTGCATCCGTGTGCACGCCTGGGCCTACAGCAGGTAGCTGCTCACTGCTGGATGCTGCCCGCAGACCACACGCTCTCCTCTGCACTCGGTGCCACTCCAG GAGCATCCCCAGTCAGCAACAGCCCCTGGCCACACAGAGTCTGGCAGAGATACTGTATACCTGA